A portion of the Calothrix sp. 336/3 genome contains these proteins:
- a CDS encoding quinone-dependent dihydroorotate dehydrogenase, with translation MDIYQTAIRPLLFNLLHTDAEWLHQLTMSRLSWLGNQEDLTATWLRNRCQQSLCLQDSRLQQNLFGLNFSNPVGLAAGFDKDGVATQVWSSLGFGFAEIGTVTLHSQPGNPRPRLFRLIDDRAALNRMGFNNAGAQDMAHRLGFRRQGNLGNIPIGINLGKSKITPLESAAEDYLGSFRLLQDLGDYFVVNVSSPNTPGLRSLQDAAMLGNILAVLQSENSSQKPIFVKIAPDLSWEAIADIISLAKTYELAGIIATNTTIRRDGLKTQYLYQTGKSPQEEAGGISGLPVRDRSTEIIHYIWQQTQGSIPIIGVGGIFTAQDAWEKITAGASLIQVYTGWVYEGPFMVKRILQGLLDNLHHHGLNSISQAVGLQAKG, from the coding sequence GTGGATATCTATCAAACTGCAATTCGTCCCCTCCTATTCAACCTGCTGCACACCGATGCTGAATGGCTGCATCAACTCACGATGAGTCGTTTAAGTTGGCTAGGGAATCAGGAGGATTTAACTGCCACTTGGCTGAGGAATCGTTGTCAGCAGTCTTTGTGTTTGCAGGATTCCCGTTTACAGCAAAACTTATTTGGACTGAATTTCTCGAATCCTGTGGGTTTGGCAGCAGGATTTGATAAGGATGGTGTGGCTACTCAGGTTTGGTCTAGCTTGGGTTTTGGGTTTGCGGAAATTGGGACTGTGACGCTACATTCCCAACCGGGGAATCCTCGTCCGCGTTTGTTTCGTCTGATTGATGATAGGGCTGCTCTCAACCGTATGGGGTTTAATAATGCTGGGGCGCAGGATATGGCACATCGATTAGGATTTCGTCGCCAGGGGAATCTGGGGAATATTCCCATTGGGATTAATTTGGGTAAATCCAAAATCACACCCCTCGAATCTGCGGCAGAGGATTATCTCGGTAGTTTTCGTTTGCTTCAGGATTTGGGTGATTATTTTGTGGTGAATGTGTCTTCACCGAATACCCCTGGTCTGCGATCGCTGCAAGATGCTGCCATGCTGGGTAATATTTTGGCAGTCCTACAGTCAGAAAATAGTTCACAAAAGCCGATTTTTGTCAAGATTGCTCCTGATTTATCTTGGGAGGCGATCGCCGATATTATCTCCTTGGCAAAAACCTATGAATTGGCAGGGATTATCGCCACCAATACTACAATTCGTCGTGATGGACTGAAGACTCAATATCTCTACCAAACGGGGAAATCACCCCAGGAAGAAGCAGGGGGAATTAGTGGTTTACCTGTGCGCGATCGCTCTACGGAAATTATTCATTATATTTGGCAACAAACTCAAGGCAGTATACCCATAATCGGTGTCGGAGGCATTTTTACTGCTCAGGATGCCTGGGAAAAAATTACCGCCGGAGCTAGCCTGATTCAAGTTTATACAGGCTGGGTATATGAAGGACCATTCATGGTGAAGCGTATCCTCCAAGGACTATTGGATAATTTGCACCATCACGGATTAAACTCTATTTCTCAAGCAGTAGGTTTACAAGCTAAGGGATAG
- the trxA gene encoding thioredoxin, which yields MSAAEQVTDSTFKQEVLDSQVPVLVDFWAPWCGPCRMVAPVVDEISQQYGEQLKVVKVNTDENPNVASQYGIRSIPTLMIFKDGQKVDMVVGAVPKTTLANTVEKYL from the coding sequence ATGTCAGCAGCCGAACAAGTTACCGACTCTACTTTCAAGCAAGAAGTACTAGACAGCCAAGTACCTGTTTTAGTTGACTTTTGGGCACCCTGGTGTGGTCCTTGCCGGATGGTAGCTCCCGTTGTAGATGAGATTTCCCAGCAATATGGGGAGCAACTCAAGGTAGTTAAAGTTAATACTGATGAAAATCCCAATGTTGCCAGTCAATATGGCATTCGCAGCATTCCTACTTTGATGATTTTCAAAGATGGGCAAAAGGTCGATATGGTAGTCGGTGCTGTACCGAAAACTACATTGGCTAATACCGTAGAAAAATATCTTTAA
- a CDS encoding LOG family protein: MTSSASFDTSESLQADIAELFARLPSLKHRQYIQQVLATIVSLTEADIERLDWKILSAALTDMELGFQMFHHYRHVRKVTIFGSARLAPETPEYRMAVDFARYVSQLGFMVMTGGGGGIMQAGHEGAGRENSFGLNIQLPFEQQANPFIEGDPKLIHFKYFFTRKLFLLKESDAVALFPGGFGTQDEAFECMTLSQTGKFGPVPLVLIDRPGGDYWRSWSEYVDKQLVQTGLVSPEDPSLYTVTDDLVVACNAITRFYQVYHSCRYVGDRLVMRLKLELSDTEVEKLNQEFSDILVKGKIEKSPALPQETQDETFELPRLILYFNQRDLGRLYQLIAVINGMGTPSPEERAHPERK, from the coding sequence ATGACCTCATCTGCGTCTTTTGACACATCAGAGTCTCTGCAAGCGGATATCGCTGAGTTATTTGCACGTCTACCCAGTTTAAAGCATCGACAGTATATTCAACAGGTACTGGCAACTATAGTCAGTTTGACAGAAGCTGATATCGAGCGCTTAGATTGGAAAATCCTGTCTGCTGCGTTGACAGATATGGAACTTGGGTTCCAGATGTTTCATCACTATCGCCATGTGCGAAAAGTAACTATTTTTGGTTCTGCACGCTTGGCTCCAGAAACCCCAGAATACAGAATGGCAGTGGATTTTGCCCGCTACGTCTCCCAGTTAGGTTTTATGGTCATGACTGGGGGTGGCGGTGGTATTATGCAAGCAGGTCACGAAGGAGCAGGAAGGGAGAATTCCTTCGGTTTAAATATTCAATTACCCTTTGAACAGCAAGCGAATCCCTTCATTGAAGGTGATCCCAAACTGATACACTTCAAATACTTTTTTACCCGCAAACTATTTTTGCTCAAAGAAAGTGACGCGGTGGCATTATTTCCTGGTGGTTTTGGGACTCAAGACGAAGCCTTTGAATGTATGACCTTGAGTCAAACAGGTAAATTTGGTCCCGTACCCCTAGTCTTAATTGATCGTCCTGGTGGTGATTATTGGCGTTCCTGGAGCGAATATGTGGATAAACAACTGGTACAAACAGGTTTAGTTAGTCCAGAAGACCCCAGTTTATATACAGTTACAGACGATTTAGTCGTAGCTTGTAATGCCATTACCCGATTTTACCAGGTATACCACTCCTGTAGATACGTAGGCGATCGCCTAGTGATGCGTCTCAAACTAGAACTTTCGGATACAGAAGTTGAAAAACTCAACCAAGAATTCAGCGATATTCTAGTGAAAGGCAAAATCGAAAAAAGCCCAGCTTTACCCCAAGAAACACAGGACGAAACCTTTGAATTACCCCGTCTAATTCTCTACTTTAACCAAAGGGATTTAGGGCGGTTATATCAACTAATTGCTGTAATTAACGGTATGGGTACACCTTCTCCAGAAGAAAGAGCCCACCCAGAAAGGAAATAG
- a CDS encoding phosphodiester glycosidase family protein, with protein MPKIRPILRAISMGFLILPMLFYIGRHFQRPELKNTKKQLFSGITYERIILKQPRPVVIHITFIDLKVPGIKVFVTPPINQESQGTRARTTSDFLQEFKLQLAINANYFYPFHENTPWDYYPRIGDTVNTIGQAISNGKFYGKVNENWFVSCITKNTVKIIKSGNCPNGTLQGVTGTEILVMDGKPRKTDSTHNIQEKPYSRVVIATNKNGDKLWLIAVDGKQPLYSEGLTNPELTNFLIKLGVDKALNLDGGGSTTLVMENNGQPKLLNSPIHTHIPMRERPVANHIGFYFQKK; from the coding sequence ATGCCAAAAATACGTCCAATTTTGAGAGCGATCTCCATGGGTTTTCTAATATTACCCATGTTGTTTTATATTGGGCGACACTTTCAGCGTCCAGAACTAAAAAATACCAAGAAGCAATTATTTAGTGGCATTACCTACGAACGGATAATTCTCAAACAACCTCGTCCAGTGGTCATTCACATTACGTTTATAGATTTAAAAGTACCGGGAATAAAAGTATTCGTTACACCCCCAATCAATCAGGAAAGTCAGGGAACTCGAGCCAGAACTACATCTGATTTTCTCCAAGAATTTAAATTACAACTAGCAATTAATGCTAATTATTTTTATCCTTTTCATGAAAATACTCCCTGGGATTATTATCCCCGTATAGGTGATACTGTAAATACAATAGGACAAGCAATATCTAATGGTAAATTCTATGGCAAGGTTAATGAAAATTGGTTTGTTTCTTGTATTACTAAGAATACAGTTAAAATAATCAAAAGTGGTAACTGTCCGAATGGTACTTTACAGGGTGTAACAGGTACGGAAATTTTAGTTATGGATGGTAAACCTAGGAAAACAGATAGTACCCATAATATCCAAGAAAAACCATACTCCAGAGTTGTGATCGCTACTAATAAGAATGGCGACAAATTGTGGTTAATTGCTGTTGATGGCAAACAACCACTGTATAGTGAAGGTCTGACAAATCCAGAATTGACAAACTTTTTAATCAAATTAGGTGTTGATAAAGCCCTAAATCTCGATGGTGGAGGTTCCACTACATTAGTCATGGAAAATAATGGTCAACCAAAATTATTAAACTCCCCCATTCATACCCATATTCCTATGCGAGAACGTCCTGTTGCTAATCATATTGGCTTTTATTTTCAGAAAAAATAA
- a CDS encoding pentapeptide repeat-containing protein, translating into MSSHNFSHQNLSHRSFQGQNLDEADFSYADIRGCNFNYASLRGANFEGAKIGQTIWDLLLALLVAIAILISAFHAISQMVFGVINRTPSDPVWNFAIVLVISLLLSGIILPIGEIYLRQNSILNRIIFSISASASGALMGFYYGGIATGERNPQLAVLTAVVLAIVMGGVSFYLIRGIFPIMINTIAAVSGYGLTFLLSAQVGIYLSSNNLVTGIIYVILFILSFKYTFTSLNLLISKIFTYKTTSFCGADLTNTELPVKSV; encoded by the coding sequence ATGAGTTCCCATAATTTTAGCCATCAAAATTTATCTCACCGTTCTTTTCAAGGTCAAAATCTGGATGAGGCGGATTTTAGTTATGCAGATATTCGCGGCTGTAATTTTAATTATGCTTCCTTAAGGGGAGCTAATTTTGAGGGAGCAAAAATCGGACAAACTATTTGGGATTTATTATTAGCTTTATTAGTGGCGATCGCAATTTTGATTTCAGCATTTCATGCCATTTCTCAAATGGTATTTGGTGTGATTAACCGCACCCCATCAGACCCAGTATGGAATTTTGCGATTGTATTAGTAATTAGCTTACTGCTATCGGGAATAATCTTACCAATAGGGGAAATCTATTTACGTCAAAATAGTATCCTGAACAGGATTATTTTTTCAATTTCTGCTAGTGCATCCGGTGCTTTGATGGGTTTTTATTATGGTGGAATTGCCACAGGCGAAAGAAATCCTCAATTAGCTGTCTTGACGGCTGTGGTTTTAGCGATAGTCATGGGTGGAGTTAGTTTTTATCTGATTCGGGGAATATTTCCCATTATGATTAATACAATTGCTGCCGTTTCTGGCTATGGATTGACATTTTTGTTGTCAGCACAAGTGGGCATATATTTGAGTAGTAATAATTTGGTGACTGGGATTATTTACGTGATTTTATTTATCTTGTCTTTTAAATATACATTTACCAGCTTAAATCTATTGATTTCCAAAATATTTACGTATAAAACCACATCTTTTTGTGGTGCAGATTTAACTAATACAGAGTTGCCAGTAAAATCAGTGTGA
- a CDS encoding leucyl aminopeptidase, with product MEIRPGSTSLFDWTGDGLAVGLFEETTELTGDLVALDGKLGGAIAELIAEEEFKGKVGSLISTRISGNTSIRKVILVGLGKGEGLTAETLRKTAATVAKSARKQKCKTLGIYLPIYNGDAATTAQAITEGIELGLYQDTRFKSEPEEKSPQIETIDLLGLGGQEAAITRGTQIASGVILARQLVAAPANEVTPITMADTASAIAKDYGLELTILEQAECEQLGMGAFLGVAQASDLPPKFIHLTYKPQGTPRKKLAIIGKGLTFDSGGLNIKGAGSGIETMKIDMGGAAATLGAAKAIAQLKPDVEVHFISAVTENMISGHAMHPGDILKASNGKTIEVNNTDAEGRLTLADALVYADKLGVDAMVDLATLTGACVIALGDDIAGLFTPHDGLAKELEQAADKGGEKIWRMPMEDKYFDGLKSGIADMKNTGPRAGGSITASLFLKQFVKDTPAWAHLDIAGPVWADKDNGYNNAGATGFGVRTLVSWVLG from the coding sequence ATGGAAATTAGACCAGGTAGTACCTCCCTTTTTGACTGGACTGGAGATGGTTTAGCCGTCGGCTTATTTGAAGAGACAACGGAATTAACAGGTGATTTAGTAGCTTTAGATGGCAAATTAGGAGGTGCGATCGCCGAGCTAATTGCTGAGGAAGAATTTAAGGGTAAGGTTGGTAGTTTAATATCCACCCGCATCAGTGGTAATACCTCTATACGGAAGGTGATTCTCGTCGGTTTGGGGAAAGGGGAAGGATTAACTGCTGAAACCTTGAGAAAAACTGCTGCGACTGTGGCAAAATCTGCCAGGAAGCAAAAATGTAAAACCTTGGGTATCTACTTACCAATTTACAATGGTGATGCTGCCACCACAGCCCAAGCAATTACTGAAGGGATAGAACTGGGGTTATATCAAGATACTCGTTTTAAATCAGAACCAGAAGAGAAATCTCCCCAGATAGAAACCATTGATTTACTGGGATTGGGGGGACAGGAAGCAGCGATTACCCGTGGTACCCAGATTGCCTCTGGGGTGATCTTGGCACGGCAATTAGTGGCTGCACCAGCCAATGAGGTGACACCGATTACTATGGCAGACACAGCCTCCGCGATCGCCAAGGATTATGGTTTAGAATTAACCATCTTAGAACAAGCAGAATGTGAACAATTGGGAATGGGTGCGTTTTTAGGAGTTGCCCAAGCTTCTGATTTACCACCAAAATTTATTCACCTCACCTACAAACCCCAGGGTACACCCCGGAAAAAACTGGCAATTATTGGTAAAGGATTAACCTTTGATTCCGGTGGTTTAAATATCAAGGGTGCAGGTAGTGGTATTGAAACCATGAAAATTGATATGGGTGGAGCTGCGGCAACCCTCGGTGCAGCCAAGGCGATCGCCCAACTCAAACCCGATGTGGAAGTACATTTCATCTCTGCCGTTACCGAAAATATGATTAGCGGTCACGCTATGCACCCTGGAGACATATTAAAGGCATCAAATGGCAAAACAATCGAAGTTAACAACACCGATGCTGAGGGTCGTTTAACCCTGGCTGATGCCCTGGTTTATGCTGATAAATTGGGTGTGGATGCTATGGTGGATTTGGCAACTCTAACAGGTGCTTGTGTGATTGCTTTGGGTGATGATATCGCCGGCTTATTTACCCCCCATGACGGTTTAGCAAAAGAATTGGAGCAAGCAGCAGACAAGGGTGGGGAGAAAATTTGGCGAATGCCGATGGAAGACAAGTATTTTGATGGTTTGAAGTCAGGAATTGCGGATATGAAGAACACTGGACCTCGTGCCGGTGGTTCGATTACGGCATCTTTATTTTTGAAACAATTTGTCAAAGATACCCCTGCATGGGCACATTTAGACATTGCTGGACCAGTTTGGGCTGATAAGGATAACGGTTATAACAATGCTGGTGCTACAGGTTTTGGTGTGCGGACTCTTGTAAGTTGGGTGCTGGGATAA
- a CDS encoding Uma2 family endonuclease — translation MTAQLPTNLENIPMVLKFHPVITMTDDQLYEFCQLNQDTRIERNATGEVLFMPPTGSETDERNFDLIVQLGIWTKQDGSGVGFGSSGGFRLPNGAVRSPDAAWIKKTKWLAIPLEQRKKFAPICPEFVIELRSESDNLNTLKSKMSEYQENGTLLGWLIDRVNRKAYIYRSDNTVEELNHPSTLSGEDILPGFILDLSTIW, via the coding sequence ATGACAGCACAGTTACCCACAAATCTAGAAAACATCCCCATGGTGTTAAAGTTCCATCCAGTAATTACCATGACCGATGACCAATTATACGAATTTTGTCAACTAAATCAAGATACACGTATCGAACGCAATGCCACAGGAGAAGTCCTATTCATGCCCCCCACAGGTTCGGAAACAGATGAGCGTAATTTTGATTTGATTGTGCAATTAGGTATATGGACAAAACAAGATGGTAGCGGCGTGGGATTTGGTTCTAGCGGTGGTTTTAGACTACCAAATGGGGCGGTACGTTCTCCCGATGCGGCTTGGATTAAAAAGACTAAATGGCTAGCAATTCCCCTGGAACAACGGAAAAAGTTTGCACCTATTTGTCCAGAGTTTGTGATTGAATTACGGTCAGAATCCGATAATTTGAACACATTAAAAAGTAAAATGTCAGAGTATCAAGAAAACGGCACTCTCCTAGGTTGGTTAATTGATAGAGTTAACCGCAAAGCTTATATTTATCGCTCTGATAATACGGTTGAGGAATTAAATCATCCCAGTACCTTGAGTGGTGAAGATATTTTACCGGGATTTATTTTAGATTTAAGTACAATTTGGTAA
- a CDS encoding alpha/beta fold hydrolase, with protein sequence MTKPCFLTPKRMQPEYPLFIYLPGMDGTGQLLRSQTGGLEVGFDVRCLAIPRDDLTSWENLAASTLELIDGELDRNPHREVYLCGESFGGCLAQLVATIAPKLFDKVILINPASSFHLRSWYEWGAQLIYFTPSFLFDIGALGLLPFLAELSRMTGSDRQELLKTMRSVPPQTVLWRLSLIREFQLAANKLQQVTQPVLLIASGGDKLLPSVAEGQRLASIFPDARMVVLPHSGHACLLETDINLYEILTQENFIQGVFQKCTSLEASN encoded by the coding sequence ATGACCAAACCTTGCTTTTTGACTCCGAAACGTATGCAGCCAGAATATCCATTATTTATTTATTTACCAGGGATGGATGGTACGGGGCAATTACTGCGATCGCAGACGGGGGGATTAGAGGTGGGGTTTGATGTACGATGTTTAGCGATTCCTCGAGATGATTTAACTAGTTGGGAAAACTTGGCTGCCAGTACTTTAGAGTTAATTGATGGGGAGTTAGACAGAAATCCTCACCGTGAAGTTTATTTATGTGGAGAATCCTTTGGTGGTTGTTTAGCGCAGTTAGTAGCAACAATTGCACCTAAATTATTTGACAAGGTAATTTTAATTAATCCAGCTTCCAGTTTTCACTTGCGTTCTTGGTATGAATGGGGAGCGCAGCTGATTTATTTTACACCGAGTTTTTTATTTGATATTGGAGCTTTAGGATTATTACCGTTTTTGGCAGAATTATCACGGATGACGGGGAGTGATCGCCAGGAATTACTTAAAACTATGCGTTCGGTACCACCGCAGACGGTTTTGTGGCGACTATCATTAATTCGAGAGTTTCAACTAGCGGCAAATAAGCTACAACAAGTCACCCAACCAGTATTATTGATTGCTAGTGGTGGGGATAAGCTTCTTCCTTCCGTTGCCGAAGGGCAAAGATTAGCCAGTATTTTCCCTGATGCTCGCATGGTAGTATTGCCTCACAGTGGACATGCTTGCTTGTTAGAAACAGATATTAACCTCTATGAGATTCTGACTCAAGAAAATTTTATTCAGGGTGTTTTTCAGAAATGTACTAGTTTGGAAGCAAGCAATTGA
- a CDS encoding 1-acyl-sn-glycerol-3-phosphate acyltransferase, translated as MSISTPLDISRTLLGALSTKICQYYEERIPREGSLLVVSNHRSFMDALVLMAAISTPIRFACHHYMGQVPILKEIVTEQFGCFPLEANLQRQQSFFQQSQALLKSRHAVGIFPEGTTPMVKFTAPNQIQEFHRGFAHLAVRNAIKNLAVLPIAIASLEEVQTSVVPLKLLSLFDPSEPLFNQSGWHPLIIYQRVAVLIGRPYEITSHHHEQYQGKQAKAVVTEITEYCHGEISQLLRLGCY; from the coding sequence ATGAGTATTAGTACTCCCTTAGATATTTCTCGTACACTTCTAGGTGCGCTCTCCACCAAGATATGCCAATACTATGAAGAACGTATTCCTAGGGAAGGGAGTTTATTAGTGGTGAGTAATCACCGTAGCTTTATGGATGCATTGGTTTTGATGGCAGCAATTTCCACTCCGATTCGTTTTGCTTGCCATCACTATATGGGGCAAGTTCCTATACTAAAGGAGATTGTGACAGAACAATTTGGTTGCTTTCCCTTAGAAGCAAATTTGCAGCGTCAGCAAAGCTTTTTTCAGCAATCACAAGCATTACTCAAATCCCGTCATGCGGTGGGAATTTTTCCGGAAGGAACAACACCGATGGTAAAATTTACAGCACCTAACCAGATTCAGGAGTTTCATCGAGGATTTGCCCATTTAGCTGTACGTAATGCCATCAAAAATTTAGCAGTTTTACCGATCGCCATTGCTTCCTTAGAGGAAGTACAAACATCGGTAGTTCCTTTGAAATTACTAAGTTTGTTTGACCCTTCGGAGCCATTATTTAATCAATCGGGATGGCATCCCCTAATTATCTATCAACGTGTAGCTGTATTGATTGGTCGTCCCTATGAAATTACATCCCACCACCATGAACAGTATCAAGGGAAACAGGCAAAGGCTGTAGTTACGGAAATCACAGAATATTGCCATGGAGAGATTTCACAGTTATTGCGTCTGGGTTGCTACTGA
- the metG gene encoding methionine--tRNA ligase has protein sequence MSLAKNIEKTFALTTPLYYVNDLPHIGSAYTTIAADVTVRFQRLLGNPALLVTGTDEHGQKIQRAAESKGKAPQEFVDEISGGFDTLWHLLDIKYDRFIRTTDPRHEAIVKEFFQRVWEKGDIYLGQQKGWYCVSCEEFKEERELLPEHRCPIHPNKEVEWRDEGNYFFRLSQYQSQLEELYTSKPDFIQPESRRKEVLNFVKQGLQDFSISRVNVDWGFPVPADSKHTLYVWFDALLGYITALLEPEAEPNLANAVSQWYPFNLHLIGKDILRFHAVYWPAMLMSAGLPLPDRVFGHGFLTKDGQKMGKSMGNTLDPIALVKTYGADAVRYYFLKEIEFGKDGDFNEVRFINVLNADLANDLGNLLNRTLNMVKKYCGGNLPAITNEDIPNDNPLKAIALDLGETVKVAYERLAFNQACEAIMTLVQASNKYIDDQAPWTLYKKGHQASVEQVLYTVLESVRLAAYLLSPVIPKISSDIYQQLGFGVDFNLQAVAAANTPFCTHGKWGLLSNQQTLGEPRPIFKRLELPQND, from the coding sequence ATGAGTCTAGCGAAAAACATAGAGAAAACATTTGCTCTCACAACACCGTTATATTATGTAAACGATTTACCCCATATTGGTAGTGCTTACACAACCATAGCGGCAGATGTGACCGTGCGATTTCAAAGGTTACTAGGCAATCCTGCGCTATTGGTTACCGGAACAGATGAACACGGGCAAAAAATTCAGCGTGCGGCAGAAAGTAAAGGTAAAGCACCCCAAGAATTCGTGGATGAAATTTCTGGGGGCTTTGATACCCTATGGCATTTATTAGATATTAAGTATGATCGTTTTATTCGGACAACCGACCCACGACATGAGGCGATCGTTAAAGAGTTCTTCCAAAGAGTTTGGGAGAAGGGAGATATTTATCTAGGTCAGCAAAAAGGTTGGTACTGCGTCTCCTGCGAGGAGTTTAAAGAAGAACGGGAACTTTTACCTGAGCATCGTTGTCCCATCCACCCCAACAAAGAAGTTGAGTGGCGAGATGAAGGTAACTATTTTTTCCGCCTCTCTCAATATCAAAGTCAATTAGAAGAACTTTATACATCTAAGCCAGATTTTATTCAACCAGAAAGTCGCCGCAAGGAAGTCTTAAATTTTGTTAAACAAGGTTTACAAGACTTTTCGATTTCACGGGTAAACGTCGATTGGGGATTTCCTGTACCCGCAGATTCCAAGCACACATTATATGTTTGGTTTGATGCTCTTTTGGGCTATATTACTGCCCTATTAGAGCCAGAAGCGGAACCGAATTTAGCGAATGCGGTATCTCAATGGTATCCCTTCAATCTGCATCTAATTGGTAAAGATATTCTGCGTTTTCATGCAGTTTATTGGCCCGCAATGTTGATGTCAGCAGGATTACCCTTGCCCGACAGGGTATTTGGTCATGGATTTTTAACCAAAGATGGGCAAAAAATGGGTAAAAGTATGGGCAATACCCTAGATCCCATCGCTCTAGTAAAAACCTATGGTGCGGATGCCGTTCGTTATTACTTCCTTAAGGAAATCGAATTTGGTAAGGATGGAGATTTTAATGAAGTTAGATTCATCAATGTTCTAAATGCAGATTTAGCAAACGATTTAGGTAATTTGCTGAATCGGACTTTAAACATGGTGAAAAAATACTGTGGTGGAAATTTACCCGCTATTACCAATGAAGACATTCCCAATGATAATCCTTTAAAGGCGATCGCTCTCGATTTAGGAGAGACAGTCAAAGTTGCCTATGAAAGATTAGCCTTTAATCAAGCCTGCGAAGCCATCATGACACTGGTGCAAGCCAGTAATAAATACATTGATGACCAAGCTCCCTGGACTTTGTATAAAAAAGGACACCAAGCTTCCGTAGAGCAAGTTCTATATACAGTTTTAGAATCAGTCAGGTTAGCAGCTTATCTCCTATCACCTGTCATCCCCAAAATTAGTAGCGATATATACCAGCAACTAGGCTTTGGTGTTGACTTTAACCTGCAAGCTGTAGCTGCTGCGAATACTCCATTCTGTACCCATGGCAAATGGGGACTACTCTCAAATCAGCAAACATTAGGTGAACCTCGTCCAATTTTTAAACGTTTGGAACTACCTCAAAACGATTAA
- a CDS encoding NYN domain-containing protein yields the protein MLNNLENDSIFTPEQVLENRGRVAIFIDGSNLFYAALQLGIEIDYTKLLCRLTGGSRLLRAFFYTGVDRTNEKQQGFLLWMRRNGYRVIAKDLVQLPDGSKKANLDVEIAVDMMALVDSYDTAVLVSGDGDLAYAVNSVSYRGVRVEVVSLRSMTSDSLINVSDRYIDLEAVKEDIQKTPRQSYPYRPLGMEFLESSREVEGHLEIPE from the coding sequence ATGTTGAATAACCTAGAAAACGACTCCATTTTTACGCCGGAGCAAGTCTTAGAAAATCGAGGTCGTGTTGCAATATTTATAGACGGTTCTAATCTATTTTATGCAGCATTGCAATTAGGGATAGAAATCGATTATACAAAGTTACTTTGTCGATTGACAGGGGGTTCGAGATTACTTCGGGCTTTTTTCTATACCGGTGTAGATAGAACCAATGAAAAACAACAAGGTTTTCTATTATGGATGCGACGTAATGGTTATCGTGTGATTGCCAAGGATTTAGTGCAATTACCAGATGGTTCTAAGAAAGCGAACTTAGATGTGGAAATTGCCGTGGATATGATGGCATTGGTGGACTCCTATGATACCGCAGTTTTAGTAAGCGGTGATGGAGATTTGGCTTATGCAGTCAACTCTGTCAGCTATCGGGGTGTACGGGTAGAAGTCGTCAGTTTGCGATCCATGACCAGTGATAGCTTGATTAACGTCAGCGATCGCTATATAGATTTAGAAGCTGTCAAAGAAGATATCCAAAAAACTCCCCGACAAAGTTATCCCTACCGTCCCCTAGGAATGGAATTTCTCGAATCTTCCCGAGAGGTGGAGGGACACTTAGAAATACCAGAATAA